One region of Sulfurisphaera ohwakuensis genomic DNA includes:
- a CDS encoding DUF929 domain-containing protein produces the protein MAKRKKKESNESKLLYIPFIALVVVLIVFLMLPMIHPNSGSSGNSVVNAQEPFFQFAKVSSQDYAPPGKVEVYLVSWVGCPYGASDSWGLYIALSHYGVVNVTPNYSDLEQIPISAPDNTISGKVPGLIFNSFNPNSSVEFHSIYLLGRIYTSNSSASLPNGTIITYSGNSLVNFELNELQKLAPSWVYNLIYQYQITTPFPGHNEGIAYLGNPPHIVSTIIITGPHGTWMIMGYDQQVNYGMPGLLAQYAADYNYNSQLPAMILQDIKNGNIPSQISFIQTEGNQIIQIIQEAM, from the coding sequence ATGGCAAAAAGAAAGAAGAAGGAGAGTAATGAAAGTAAATTATTATATATACCATTTATTGCACTAGTTGTAGTCTTAATAGTATTTCTTATGTTACCAATGATACACCCAAATTCCGGGAGTTCTGGAAATAGTGTAGTGAATGCACAAGAACCTTTCTTTCAATTTGCGAAAGTATCTAGCCAAGATTATGCCCCACCAGGAAAAGTAGAAGTATATCTAGTTAGTTGGGTAGGTTGCCCATATGGTGCTTCAGACTCTTGGGGACTTTATATTGCATTGAGCCATTATGGTGTAGTTAACGTTACACCAAATTATTCTGACCTAGAACAAATACCAATTTCAGCACCAGATAATACAATTTCTGGCAAAGTACCGGGATTAATATTCAACTCTTTTAATCCAAACTCCAGCGTAGAATTTCATTCAATATATTTACTAGGAAGAATATACACCTCAAATTCCTCAGCATCATTACCTAATGGAACGATTATAACCTATTCAGGTAATTCCCTTGTCAATTTTGAATTAAACGAATTACAAAAACTTGCTCCATCATGGGTTTATAATCTAATTTACCAATATCAAATAACCACGCCATTTCCTGGACATAATGAAGGGATAGCTTATTTAGGAAACCCACCACATATTGTGTCCACAATTATAATAACCGGACCACATGGTACTTGGATGATAATGGGTTATGATCAGCAAGTAAACTATGGTATGCCCGGACTACTAGCCCAATACGCTGCTGATTATAACTATAACTCACAACTTCCAGCAATGATTCTTCAAGATATAAAAAATGGTAATATACCTTCACAAATCTCCTTCATTCAAACAGAAGGAAATCAAATTATTCAAATAATTCAAGAAGCTATGTGA
- a CDS encoding 4Fe-4S binding protein, protein MISLLSIVVLTYIVLMMGINFAILGYILRKEYLNRRAVLFLLSIILYMGVESISLGYIIFYHGSPFIEPAVLLLASIPIIMSAIIKSEVVRVRSDKISASLLSFSIVFDEVAMGYLYASAFGPHVFNPFIDAVSNIAFGIMMLADGIFFLLISRVKSIIEFSLTTFAISMAFLPSIFVETGKLTELIVSFISTIIMIINIVTLYLIEIRRVTLQGQLFSITLAFFDFLMMLGLTTFASLNDMWLISLSIVLSMIWYFVLIFYEIPSRRIEMKLRYPFIFLVFVNLAELTMGFGESVLGFTISNSIFSNMQSHMMMKHGIMMRSPFTNPLWWLFPINPLGMGLMFIHTNINIILKAIFTSYMFVMATTMTPFYVIMMGAEMSYLVYERYKRVKNLGVKRWTLVILLGIPIFVVLIPYYTNFYIFGMSGMIFPVTLLPFILSLLAVAIASTLFGRRAYCNTVCMSAHMWTNIFYDQFKPKKSSKVWEYLRWVFVIPMIVAFSLYIFMEIHLWTPPKIGMITLDPLNFYGMFVLNYIWWIFYFLTPVFGTYSCARQGWCGFGTFAGIFNKVFFKIKANEAETCKSCEVKACDSSCPVKIPISQDVITKGYSNRISCVGCGDCVEACPYNNLEIVDITNYLSKKSHIAS, encoded by the coding sequence ATGATAAGTCTCCTTTCCATCGTGGTTCTAACGTATATAGTATTAATGATGGGAATAAACTTTGCAATTCTAGGTTATATTTTGAGAAAAGAATACTTAAACAGAAGAGCAGTATTATTTTTACTTTCAATTATTTTATACATGGGCGTCGAAAGTATCTCTTTAGGTTATATTATTTTCTATCACGGAAGTCCTTTTATAGAGCCTGCCGTACTTCTGTTAGCTTCAATTCCAATTATTATGTCTGCTATAATAAAAAGTGAAGTAGTCAGAGTAAGGAGTGATAAAATATCTGCGTCCTTACTCTCATTTTCCATAGTTTTTGATGAAGTTGCTATGGGTTATCTTTATGCATCAGCTTTTGGTCCTCACGTATTTAATCCGTTTATTGACGCTGTAAGCAATATAGCCTTTGGAATAATGATGTTAGCTGACGGAATTTTCTTCTTATTAATATCCCGTGTGAAAAGTATAATTGAGTTTTCTTTAACTACATTCGCAATATCCATGGCATTCTTACCATCTATATTTGTAGAAACTGGTAAACTTACTGAACTTATCGTCTCCTTTATATCTACGATAATAATGATCATAAATATTGTAACGCTTTACTTAATTGAAATTAGGAGAGTTACACTACAAGGACAACTCTTTTCGATAACTTTAGCGTTTTTTGACTTTCTAATGATGTTAGGATTAACTACTTTTGCGTCGCTTAATGACATGTGGTTAATATCTTTGTCAATAGTTCTATCTATGATATGGTATTTTGTTCTTATATTTTACGAAATTCCTTCTAGGAGAATTGAAATGAAGCTAAGATATCCCTTCATTTTTCTAGTCTTTGTAAATTTAGCCGAATTGACTATGGGATTTGGCGAAAGTGTCCTAGGATTTACTATAAGTAATTCAATATTTTCCAACATGCAATCACACATGATGATGAAGCATGGAATAATGATGAGAAGTCCATTTACAAATCCTTTATGGTGGTTATTTCCAATTAATCCTCTAGGTATGGGTTTAATGTTTATTCATACTAACATTAATATCATTCTGAAAGCAATATTCACTTCTTACATGTTTGTCATGGCAACTACAATGACGCCGTTTTATGTTATAATGATGGGAGCTGAAATGAGCTATTTAGTTTATGAAAGATATAAGCGTGTGAAAAACCTAGGAGTTAAGAGATGGACTTTAGTTATACTTTTAGGAATTCCAATATTTGTAGTTTTAATACCATACTATACGAACTTTTACATTTTCGGAATGAGTGGTATGATATTTCCAGTAACTCTATTACCGTTTATATTGTCGTTACTTGCAGTTGCGATAGCGTCAACGTTATTTGGCAGGAGAGCTTACTGTAACACTGTTTGCATGTCAGCTCATATGTGGACTAATATATTTTATGATCAATTTAAGCCAAAGAAGAGCAGTAAAGTATGGGAATATTTAAGATGGGTTTTCGTAATTCCGATGATTGTAGCTTTCTCTCTCTACATATTCATGGAAATTCATTTATGGACTCCACCTAAGATAGGGATGATAACTCTTGATCCCTTAAACTTTTACGGAATGTTTGTATTAAATTATATCTGGTGGATATTTTACTTTCTGACCCCAGTATTTGGTACCTATAGCTGTGCTAGACAAGGATGGTGTGGTTTCGGAACATTTGCTGGAATATTTAACAAAGTGTTTTTCAAAATAAAGGCAAATGAAGCTGAGACATGCAAGAGCTGTGAGGTAAAAGCTTGTGACTCTTCTTGTCCAGTAAAAATACCGATATCTCAAGATGTAATAACCAAGGGATATTCAAATAGGATAAGCTGTGTAGGTTGTGGAGACTGTGTTGAAGCTTGCCCATACAATAATTTAGAGATAGTAGATATAACAAATTATTTGAGTAAAAAATCTCACATAGCTTCTTGA
- a CDS encoding DUF1404 domain-containing protein: protein MKRQTNSKTYLIPPLILILAFVNPYVEEVMFNNEEVFMASHYALAIAGGLVGYYYFSGRNYFAYLGSLLIVIWHLPELFTLGGGILTFRVLDEISLFAGGFLIGLAVRNMRLIEKILLFVLWMLGDTTLAVVLVIQYPFYTSPPLSYSPYPSTQEPLTGYVMIIAMTAILGFLLFKAFKNLHIFG, encoded by the coding sequence ATGAAAAGACAGACAAATTCCAAAACTTACCTAATACCACCACTTATTCTGATTTTGGCTTTCGTAAATCCATATGTTGAAGAAGTTATGTTCAATAATGAGGAAGTTTTTATGGCATCACATTATGCCTTAGCCATTGCAGGTGGTTTAGTTGGTTACTACTATTTTTCTGGAAGAAATTATTTTGCTTATTTAGGCTCACTACTTATAGTAATTTGGCATTTGCCAGAACTTTTTACTTTAGGAGGCGGGATATTAACTTTTAGGGTTCTAGATGAAATAAGCCTATTTGCTGGCGGTTTTCTAATTGGACTAGCAGTAAGAAATATGAGGTTAATAGAAAAAATCTTACTATTTGTTTTATGGATGCTTGGTGATACCACACTTGCAGTAGTTTTAGTAATCCAATATCCTTTCTATACTTCTCCGCCCTTATCTTATTCGCCATATCCTTCAACTCAAGAGCCACTTACGGGCTATGTTATGATTATAGCAATGACAGCAATCCTTGGTTTCCTCTTGTTTAAGGCATTTAAAAACCTTCACATTTTTGGTTAA
- a CDS encoding glucose 1-dehydrogenase → MKAIVVTPKKSGVEVKDIPVKEALGKGQVLVKTLYTGICGTDRGIVNAKITFTYPPDGYNFLILGHEGLGMVEEVGDGVKYLKKGDYVVPVVRRGCGVCLNCRIGRQDFCETGKFVEAGIRGKHGFMREEFVDDELWLVKVPDEIKDIAVLTEPLSNVIKAIDELLFVQRRMIWTCEDSTFQCRNAFVIGSGPIGTFFSLILTTLGFNVYMINKRDPSPMEDYISKRLGVTFINSMKDGDKLPEVDLIVDTSGVPSAFIPLMSKMRPNSALILFGTLEGEKYEITSDLVTFIVERNIIVIGSVNASKRDFQGAINYLSIWKNRYYDVLQKMITSKVSVEQAPEVLMRKPSGEIKTVIVWD, encoded by the coding sequence ATGAAAGCAATAGTTGTTACACCTAAAAAATCTGGTGTAGAAGTCAAAGATATTCCAGTAAAAGAAGCTTTGGGAAAGGGGCAAGTCTTAGTTAAAACACTATATACCGGAATTTGTGGTACTGACAGAGGAATTGTTAACGCGAAAATAACATTTACTTACCCTCCAGATGGTTATAATTTTCTTATTTTAGGTCATGAAGGACTTGGCATGGTTGAAGAAGTTGGAGATGGAGTTAAGTATCTAAAGAAAGGTGATTATGTAGTACCAGTAGTTAGGAGAGGTTGCGGAGTTTGTTTAAATTGTAGAATTGGGAGACAAGATTTTTGTGAGACTGGAAAATTTGTTGAAGCTGGAATAAGAGGTAAACATGGTTTTATGAGAGAGGAATTTGTTGATGATGAATTATGGTTAGTAAAAGTCCCAGATGAAATAAAAGACATAGCAGTGTTAACTGAGCCTTTATCTAATGTTATAAAAGCTATAGACGAATTATTATTTGTGCAAAGAAGAATGATATGGACTTGCGAGGATTCCACATTTCAGTGCAGAAATGCATTTGTAATTGGTAGCGGACCAATAGGTACGTTCTTTTCTCTAATTCTTACTACATTAGGTTTTAACGTTTATATGATTAACAAAAGAGATCCTTCTCCCATGGAAGATTATATCAGTAAAAGATTAGGCGTAACTTTTATTAACTCAATGAAAGATGGTGATAAACTTCCAGAAGTGGATTTGATAGTTGATACTAGTGGAGTTCCTTCTGCGTTTATACCTTTAATGAGCAAAATGAGACCAAATTCAGCATTAATTCTTTTTGGTACATTAGAAGGAGAAAAGTACGAAATAACATCTGATTTAGTTACTTTCATAGTAGAGAGAAATATAATAGTTATTGGCAGTGTTAACGCTAGTAAGAGAGATTTTCAAGGTGCCATAAACTATTTGAGTATATGGAAAAATAGGTATTATGACGTTCTACAGAAAATGATAACTTCAAAAGTTTCTGTTGAACAAGCACCAGAAGTTTTAATGAGAAAGCCTAGTGGAGAAATAAAAACAGTCATTGTGTGGGATTAA
- a CDS encoding fumarylacetoacetate hydrolase family protein: MKIGFAITENGEKKVVFIENEKYYEIKKDGLDCVVSNPISFIKAYDVMVNLPKTEIKIKKLLPPLFPNKIFLPAVNFRSHSSETSMTPPKSPYFFTKFSSNSVVGPEDYIIIPRDLKRVDYEGEIGIIIGRRGKYIKKEEAMDYVFGYTIVNDVSFRDYQFPELHPYGLNWVMGKALDTGLPIGPWIVTKDEIKDFKLRIITKLNGQVVQDGNTEDMIFSVEDLISYLSQGITLEPGDVITTGTPAGVAEFTGKKYLEDGDAIEVEVEKIGVLRNYVKKES; this comes from the coding sequence ATGAAAATAGGTTTTGCTATAACAGAAAATGGGGAAAAGAAAGTTGTGTTCATAGAAAATGAAAAATATTATGAGATAAAGAAAGATGGTTTAGATTGTGTTGTATCTAATCCAATATCATTTATTAAAGCATATGACGTCATGGTGAATTTACCTAAGACCGAGATAAAGATAAAAAAGCTTCTACCACCGTTATTCCCTAATAAGATCTTTTTACCTGCTGTGAACTTCCGATCCCATTCATCAGAAACTTCAATGACCCCACCAAAATCACCTTACTTTTTTACCAAATTTAGTAGTAATAGTGTAGTTGGGCCGGAAGATTACATAATTATCCCAAGAGATTTAAAAAGGGTAGACTATGAGGGGGAAATAGGGATTATAATTGGAAGGAGAGGAAAATACATAAAGAAAGAGGAAGCAATGGATTATGTGTTTGGTTATACAATAGTTAATGATGTAAGCTTTAGGGATTATCAATTTCCAGAACTTCACCCTTACGGTCTAAATTGGGTTATGGGAAAAGCGTTAGATACCGGGTTGCCGATTGGTCCATGGATTGTTACTAAAGATGAAATTAAGGATTTCAAACTTAGAATAATAACTAAGCTTAACGGTCAAGTTGTACAAGATGGAAATACAGAGGATATGATATTTTCTGTTGAGGATCTGATTTCTTATCTCAGCCAAGGAATTACTCTAGAGCCTGGAGACGTAATAACTACTGGTACACCAGCTGGTGTAGCTGAATTTACTGGGAAAAAGTACCTTGAAGATGGTGATGCTATAGAAGTTGAAGTAGAGAAAATAGGAGTTTTAAGAAATTATGTAAAAAAAGAGAGTTAA
- a CDS encoding ATP-binding cassette domain-containing protein — MLIINDKLVVSDNEIVGLIGKNGSGKTTLIKSSLCLDSKAKVVLDGEDFCKNRDYSKLSAVFQDPSTQILALTCEEELKLQSMFHPVDDKIAKEIMGEYFNKDFYTLSDGYKKRFVISTILASRPKYILFDEPFANLDKYAVKLVKSVIPKGSLIAEHRIKEIRDMIDRVYLIKNGDIREIEKEKLYDEDFLRREGLRGFSLPKIEMELGEELLNHEGIRVRESEVVCLVGRNGVGKTTRLKKLVGKIYLVLQNPDLQFFEETVEDEVKDENALSLFNLKDKKDRSPFTLSYGEKMRVLIASAFASKYKVIALDEPSVGMDGEALLSFYEAIKILKEERRGIIIATHDEDLISICNTIINMDQRPT; from the coding sequence ATGCTAATTATAAATGATAAGCTTGTTGTCAGCGATAACGAAATCGTTGGTTTGATTGGGAAAAATGGTAGTGGTAAAACTACTTTAATAAAGAGTAGTCTTTGTCTTGACTCAAAGGCAAAAGTAGTATTGGATGGAGAGGATTTCTGTAAAAATAGAGATTACTCAAAGTTATCAGCAGTATTTCAAGATCCTTCAACACAAATATTAGCCTTAACGTGTGAAGAGGAATTGAAACTCCAATCAATGTTCCATCCCGTAGATGATAAAATAGCGAAAGAAATTATGGGAGAGTATTTTAATAAGGATTTTTATACATTATCTGATGGCTACAAGAAAAGATTCGTTATTTCTACAATACTAGCATCTAGGCCAAAATATATTCTATTTGATGAACCCTTTGCTAATTTAGATAAATATGCGGTTAAGTTAGTAAAAAGTGTTATACCAAAAGGGAGTTTGATTGCTGAACACAGAATAAAGGAAATTAGAGATATGATTGATCGCGTTTATTTAATCAAAAATGGTGATATTAGGGAAATTGAAAAAGAAAAGTTGTATGATGAAGATTTTCTCAGAAGAGAAGGATTAAGAGGATTCTCTTTGCCTAAAATAGAGATGGAATTAGGGGAAGAATTGTTAAACCATGAAGGAATAAGGGTAAGGGAAAGCGAAGTCGTCTGCCTAGTTGGGAGAAATGGTGTAGGAAAAACTACTAGGTTGAAGAAGCTGGTCGGAAAAATTTATCTAGTCCTTCAAAATCCTGATCTACAGTTCTTTGAGGAAACAGTTGAAGATGAGGTAAAAGATGAAAATGCACTATCACTCTTTAATCTAAAAGATAAGAAAGACAGAAGTCCATTTACTTTAAGCTATGGTGAAAAAATGAGGGTACTTATTGCTTCAGCGTTTGCCTCAAAATACAAAGTTATTGCTTTAGATGAACCTTCAGTTGGCATGGATGGCGAAGCACTTCTATCGTTTTATGAGGCTATCAAAATCTTAAAAGAAGAGAGGAGAGGAATTATAATAGCAACTCACGATGAAGATTTGATCTCAATCTGTAATACTATAATAAACATGGATCAGCGGCCTACGTGA